In Thermodesulfatator atlanticus DSM 21156, the sequence GGGCCAGTAAAAAGATGGGTTTATATCCTTCAAATTTTGAAGAAGACATCTATTCTTTTATGCGCCAAAGGGGAATCCCTGATTCATCGCGGATTTGAATGGCCCCTTCTTCACTCTTGATGGCAATGGGAAACAAGAGCGAGCCTTTTTTGATGGCGATTATTCTTACCCGGTCGCCTTTTTTCAGCCTGAAACCTGCTTTCTTCCAGTACCAGTAAGGCCCCAAGCGTACGCGATAAATCTTATCTTCTTCTGCATGTATGATGGCTATGGGATGGCGAATTTCAACGACCACACCGGTAATGATTAAGCGTTCCCGGTGATAATTAGCTCCTTTTTGAGCGCAGATTATGCCAGGGAAACAAAAATTTAAGACCAGTATCCCTAAGATTATTTGGTTGAATCTTTTCATGGCACTTTATTTTATAGCAGATTTTATACCAATTTTTAAATCTTTACCCACGACTTATTAATGGGAGCATGTTTTATCCGACAAGGTGTCATCACGAGGCGACTTGTACGCCCGCGCGGTCTCTCCCACACCCGTCATCACGAGGCGACGTAGTCGCCTAAGTGAGCCCTGTCCCGAACACAGTGAGGGATCTAGATTGCTTCGGTCGCTTACGCTCCCTCGCAATGACAGAAAAAGAGGCCCCTCGCAAGGACCGCTAAAGCCTCATCGCGAGGAGGCCTGTTAAGGCCGACGAAGCGATCTCTCTACCGAACACAGCAGTGAGAAGCAATCTCAGGAGATAGGCCATGTTTAGCTTAAGTTGTATCAGACAATCGACGACTTTGTCTTTCCATCGGGCAATTTTGTCTGCCAGATAACCTTAGACTCCATTTGGAGGAGTTGTAGAGGCGAGGTATGCCTCGACCCTACCATATTTGCTACTGCCACAAGCTTGGCATGGGCATTGCTTATTAAACTTTAACGAAAACGTTTGAGGAGGTAGCCAATGAACAAGTTCAAAAAAATAGCGCTTTTTTTCCTTCCACTTCTTTTTTTAATTGGCATGACCAGTTGCACCACTACCCAACAATCAGCTTCTTACCAGGGAGCAAGTCTTGGAGCCGCGGTTGGTGCTGTAGCTGGAGCCCTTCTGGATGATGGAAATCCCTGGCGTGGTGCTGTTATCGGAGGAACCATGGGCGCAGTTCTGGGAGGAGGCCTTGCGGAGTTGAGCAGTGAAGCTTCCGCTAGCGCAGCCACTACAGGTCAGCCAGTGGTTTATAGACAGGGGAACACCGTGGTTGAGGCTACGCCCCTTAACTACAACCAGCAAACCAAGTGTCATAAAGTGCGTAAGCGCATTTGGCAAAATGGCCAGTTGGTTCAGGACCACGTGGAAGAGGTTTGTGAGGCTCAAAAGGTAACAAATTCCTACTTTTAGATAAGCTTTCGTGTTAACCGGCCCGTTTATTTGTTAGGCCCGCCCTTGCGGCGGGCCTTTTCTCTGCTTACCCTTGATTACAAATGTCTGTTGCGGATTTTTTGGCTTATTTGAAAAACGAAAAACGTGTGTCTCAGCACACCTTTCGTGCGTATGAGGCTGATTTGCGCCAGCTTGCGGCACACCTGGGGAAAGATCCTGCCCAGGCATCCCTGGCTGAAGTGCGCCTATACCTTGCCAAGCTTGCCAAAGAGTTAGACCGGGTAAGCCTTGCCCGCAAAATTTCTGCCTTTAAAACGTATTTTCGCTTCCTCAAAAAACGTGGCGAGTTAAAAGACGAAAGGCTTCTTTTTTTAAAAGGTCCCAAAACCCCGCGCAAGCTCCCCCATGTCTTAAACGTTGATGAAAGTTTCGCCCTGGTTTCTTTTCCCAAGGGGGCTAGCTTTTTGGCGGTAAGAGACCGAGCTATCCTTGAAATTCTTTATGGAGGAGGGTTGCGGGTCTCTGAGCTTTGTGCCCTGAGCCTTGACGATATTTTGATGGATTTGCAGGTCTTGCGTGTTAAAGGTAAGGGGAACAAAGAAAGACTTGCCCCTTTTGGTAGCAAAGCCAAAGAAGCCCTTGAGCAATACCTTTCTGCGCGGGAGGATTTTTTGCGTAAGAAGAAAAAAGAAACCAGACATCTTTTTTTAAACATAAGGGGTGAGCCTCTTACCACGCGTAGTGTCCACCGGATTGTAAAGAAATATGCTTTGATGTTAGGGCTTGTGGAAGTATCGCCTCATACTTTGCGCCATTCTTTTGCTACTCATTTGTTAGAAGCTGGGGCGGATTTGCGCGTTATCCAGGAAATGCTGGGGCATGCGCGTTTGGCCACCACCCAACGTTACACGCATCTTGATTTTTCTCGCTTGGCAAACATTTATGATAAGGCACACCCACGAGCCAAAAAGCAAGACTAAGGAGAAGGCAATGAAAGGAACGACCATAATCGCAATCAAAAAAGACGGAAAAGTCGTTGTGGCGGGAGACGGGCAGGTTTCCCTGGGTGATACGGTGATTAAACAAAAGGCCCGTAAAGTGCGCAGGCTTTACCACGGAAAGGTGGTGGTAGGTTTTGCAGGGGCTACTGCTGACGCCCTGACTCTTTTTGAACGCTTAGAAAAAAAGCTAGAAGAATATGGCGGCCAGCTTGTACGGGCAGTGGTAGAATTAGCCAAAGATTGGCGTACAGAAAGAACACTAAGGCGCCTTGAGGCCATGTTGATAGCCTGTGACAAAAACCATATGTTTTTGCTCTCCGGGGCAGGAGATGTTATGGAGCCAGACGACCAGGTGCTTGCGATAGGCTCTGGTGGGACCATGGCCCTTGCGGCGGCTAAGGCCCTTTTGAAGCACACTTCGCTTTCGGCCAGAGAAATCGCGCTTGAAGCTATGCAAATTGCTGCTTCTATTTGCGTTTACACTAACGACCAGATAGTTGTTGAGGAGCTGTAGGAGGAGACCATGAAAAAAGACATGAAAGAACTTACGCCACGTCAAATCGTAGCAGAACTTGACAAATACATCATTGGCCAGGACAAGGCTAAAAAGGCTGTGGCTATTGCCTTACGTAACCGTTGGCGGCGCCAGCAAGTTCCTCCGCCACTTTCAGAAGAAATTTATCCCAAAAACATCATCCTTATCGGACCCACTGGAGTGGGAAAAACAGAGATTGCCAGAAGGCTGGCCAAGCTTTCCAACTCGCCTTTTCTCAAAATAGAAGCCACCAAGTTTACCGAGGTGGGCTATGTGGGCCGCGATGTTGAGTCCATGATTCGTGACCTGGTCCATATTGCGGTGGAAATGGTCCGAGAAGAAGAACAAAAGCGCGTGCAGGAAAAGGCCGCTTATCTTGCGGAAGAACGCATCCTTGATCTGCTGCTACCTTCAACTCCAGAAACTGAAAGAGAGGCTTTTTCCTCTACCCGTGAGAAGTTTAGAGAAAAATTGCGTCGTGGAGAGCTTGACGACAAGTACGTTGAAATTGAGCTTGCCGGCAAACCTACCCCTATGGTGGAAGTCTTTGCCGCCACAGGACTTGAAGATTTAGAACAACAGCTGCGCGATATGATGGGAAGTCTTTTCCCCAAACGACCTAAACGTAAACGCATGAAGGTTAAGGAAGCCCTTGAGCTTTTAAAACAAGAGGAAGCTAACAAACTGGTTGATATGGACAAGGTGACTAAAGAGGCTATCAGGCGTGTTGAAACAAGTGGCATCATTTTTATCGACGAGATTGACAAGATTGCCGCGCGCGCTGGGGCTGGAAGCTCTCCTGATGTTTCGCGCGAAGGGGTCCAACGGGACCTTCTTCCTATTGTGGAAGGCACTACGGTGAACACCCGTTATGGCATGGTGCGCACGGATCATATTCTTTTTATTGCAAGCGGGGCCTTCCACGTGGCCAAACCCTCAGACCTGATTCCCGAGCTCCAGGGGCGCTTCCCCATTAGGGTTGAGCTTGATCCCCTTACGGAAGAAGACTTTGTGCGTATTCTCACAGAGCCAGAAAACGCCCTGGTGAAACAATACAAGGCCTTGCTTGAAACCGAAGGTGTAACTCTTGAATTCACCCCTGAGGGAATAAACGAGATTGCTCGCATTGCCTTTGAGGTTAACGAACGTACGGAAAATATTGGCGCGCGAAGGCTTTATACGGTTATGGAAAAGCTTTTAGAAGATATTTCCTTCGAAGCGCCAGATGTTGCACCTACAAAAGTTGTTATCACTGCTGAATACGTGCGCGAAAAACTTGTTGACATTGCTAAAGACTTAGATCTTAGCCGTTTCATCCTGTAATTTATGTGGCCAAGGCTTTACCCTCACCCTGAAAACCTTCCACGGCTTCTTTTTGCAGATAGGGATGGTCGGATTTATGACCATCCCTATCTTTTGGCCATGGGGCTTTCAGGTTACGACGTGGTGCTCCCCCAAAAAGAAGACTTTATCCCTTTGCCCATAGGGAGCGCCCTTTATGTTTTGCCTGATCGGCATCCCGTAGGCTTTGATCCTGAAAGGGAAGTACCTGTAGTTTTAAGGGAAAATCCCTTTGCGCCTCAAGAGCCAGCCTTTGCTGTAGCAGGCTATCTGGCTCCTGCCCATACCCAGCTTTATTTGGCCCCTTATGTAGAGGCAAGGCCTGATCTTCCACCTCTTCCGCTATTTTCTTATGCCTCAGTGGGATGGCATAAGGGACGTTTTTGGGCTGCAGCTTTTCGATCAGATTTCGACCATCGCCAGGAAGTACGTTTTTTTGACGAGGCCCGCATTGCCAGGGCGGCTCAAGAAATGCTTAAGCGCTTTGCTGAGAATCGTTTTGTGCGGCATTTGGTGGAAAATTGCGTAAAGAGATACCGCTGCCCTGCTGCACGCAACTTTGTTTTAAAACGTTTTGAGGCACCAGCGCCCTGCTCTCCGTCTTGTAATGCTCGTTGTCTTGGTTGTTTGTCAGCCCAACCGCAAGATGGCCCTCACATTGCTCAGGAACGCATTGCTTTTGTGCCAAAGGCCGAAGAAATTGCCGAAGCCTTGGTTCCCCATCTAAAAGGAGCCAAAAGAGCCATGGTGTCATTTGGTCAGGGCTGTGAAGGGGAGCCCCTTCTTCAGGCAAAACTTATCGAAAAAGCTATAAAACTTTTGCGGGCAGGCACTTCCAGGGGAACCATAAATCTCAATACCAATGCCAGTCTTCCAGAAGAAATAGGCCGTTTAAGGCGGGCTGGGCTTGATAGTATCAGGGTGAGTTTATCAAGTGCACGGGATTTTTATTACCACGCGTACTTTAATCCAAGGGGATATAACTTTTCTCAGGTTAAAGAAAGCATAAAGCAGATGAAAAAAATGGGAGGGTTTGTTTCTCTTAATCTCTTTGTTTTTCCCGGGCTTACCGATGAGCAGGATGAGTTCGAAGCCCTTTGTGAAGTGGTGTCTTTAGGAGTTGATTTTATTCAGTTGCGCAATCATGCCATTGATCCGATTTGGTATTTAAAGAAAATTGGGTTTAAATCTACGGGGAAATGTTTAGGGATAAAAAATTTAGTAAAAAAACTGAGCCGGGCCTTTCCTCGGCTTTGTTTTGGCTATTTCAATCCACCCTTACGCTAAGCATTTTTCTGCTTGCAGGTATCAGCTTTTTGCCTAGAATTTGCTTGGCTCTTGAGCGTTTTGAATGGAGCCCAGACCAAACGGTAGTGGGGGAGCTTAAGTCTCACGTAGTGGGCGAAAAAGATACCCTTCTTGATATCGCTCGCTGGTACGATCTGGGTTATAACCAGATCAGTCTTGCAAACCCAAAGATAGATCCCTGGATCCCCCCTAAAGGGAAAAAAGTCTTGATCCCCAGTGAGTATGTTTTGCCGAGCATAAAAAGTGGTCTGGTGGTGAACCTTGCGGAAATGCGCCTTTATTTTTTTCGCAACGAAGGCGGCAAAAATGTCGTTTACACGGCCCCTATTGGTGTTGGTGTGGATGGCAAGCTGACAGACCTTGGTGTTTATACCATTATCCGTAAAAGAAAAAACCCTGCCTGGCATGTTCCCAAATCAATAAAAGAAGAAGAGCCGGATCTTCCCGATGTTGTTCCCCCAGGGCCTGATAATCCTCTTGGCACGCGGGCCCTTTATCTTTCAAGGGGTGCTTATATGATCCACGGGACGAACAAACCGTGGGGCATAGGACGCAGGGTGAGTCACGGATGCATGAGGCTTTATCCCGAGGACATAGAGGCTTTATATCCGTTGGTGCCCGTAGGGACACCTGTTTTTATTATTTATGAGCCTTTTAAGTTAGGCATAAAAGACGGCAAAATTTATCTTCAAGCCTTTCCTGATTTTGAAAATAAAGTGCCTTCACCCTTTGAAGAAATTATGCGTCTTGCAAACAAGTTAAAAGAAAATAAAAGGGCCAAGGTAATCCTTTACTGGGCAGACGTTAGACAAGTTTTAGAAAAAAAGGACGGCATCCCCTATCTCGTGGGAGAAATAAAAGAGATAAGGGATGCCCTAGCAAACAGATAAATTTATTTGGTTAGGCTTTTTTCAAAAACACGTTCGATTTTGGTGGCAGCAGTATCTGCCTTAGCAGCGGCTTGAGCTGCGCGGTTAGCAGCTGCATCAGCGCGCTGGGCCGCCATGGTAGCGGTTTGAGCAGCAGCTTCAGCACGTTGAGCTGCAGCTTCAATACGAGCAAGGGTTTCTTGAAGGTTCTGGCATTGAGCAGCCGCAGCTTTAGCTTCCTGAGCAGCCTGGATAGCTTCCTGCATCAAAGCCTTGTCTTCTTGTTTAGGGCAAGTGTTGCAGCCAATGGGAACCAAAAGAAGTGTAGCAAGGCCTGCCATTCCTAACCATTTTTTGACGCGTTTCATAAAAACCTCCTCTTTGCGTAGTTATTAATTTACTCATTATTTATACGGATAAAGGGAAAACTTTGCAAGGCAAAATAATATTTTTGTCAAAAATAATAGATATTTTAGGAAAAATTAGTACTGCTATATAATAATACAAAAAATGTTTTTCAAAGAGAAACCTAAAAGTTGAGGTTTTTGCTCAACGCAAATTATCACTAAGAACAGAGATAAGTCACATTCAAATTGAGAAGGTCTTTTCTAGGATTGTTTCCATTTCCGGAACTAAAATGGAAACGGATCCCTTGCAGTTGGGCTTGCAATACTGATTTCTACAATTTTGCAAAGATCTCGATTTGAATGCAAGGCATGAAGTGCCGAAGCGGTCTTAAGGGAAGTAACAACGAGATTGTGCGAGCATACAGATCATATCTAGATGAAGACGGGGTTCATATTTTTTTATCAATGATTAGTCCTCGGTGGAAAAGAGTCCCTTCATTTATTTTTTGATAAGCTTTAATCCCGTTTTCCCAAAAAAGTGTAAAGGTAGGCGGTGGAAGGGCTTTTTTGAAATGTTTTTGCTGGGTAAAAGGCTTCCTTTCGGTAATTTTAACTAGTTCTGCCTTCTTGACAGGATAGTTTTCTAGCTTTGTAGGAAAAATATACAATTTTCAAGCTCCCCTCATTCCCTGCCCGAAAAGAGATATAGAGAGAGGTTGTAAGCCATGAACATTCACTTTCGTCAAATACATAATGTTTTAAAGACGTATAATCGTCAAGCAGGGAAGAAAATTTCCTGGCAACGGCCAGGTCTCTCAAATGACAAGGTTTCTATATCCGAAGAAGGGAAAAATATGCTTTCCCGCCTGGCGCGACGTTTAAATCAGGAAAAAGCACAGGATCTTGAGATCCCTGAAAAAAAATTTAAGTTTAAAGTCTTAGATGTCGAAAAAGGTGAAGAGAAGATAGAAGAAATATCAGAAGAAGAACAATCGCGGCTTTTAGAAAGGGTCGTCGCCAAAATAATGCAGGCGAAAGGAGTTGATAAAAAATGAAAATAGAAAATCTTTACCAGAAATTTAACGTCCAAACCGAACAAGTTAAACAAGCCCAAGGCGAGATACAAAAGGCCGCTGTTGAAAACAAAAAACCTCCTGTACAGCAGGACCGTGTGGAGCTTTCTCAAACAGCGAAAGACATTCAAAAAGTAGAGAAGGCCCTCAAGGCTACCCCTGATGTGCGAACCGAAAAGATTCGTGCCATTAAAGAACAAATCGAAGCGGGTACGTATCAGGTAGATTCCAAGAAGATAGCTAATGCCATGTTAACTGACCTTATCAAAGATATGGGCTAATCAGATTAAAAACCATCCCCCTCCTAATTTTTGGGGAGGCTAAAGGCCTCCCCTTTTTCTTTTCTCTTGTGATTTTTAAAGATTTGTCTTATTAATGTGAGCATTAAAAGTTCGACGTTGTTAGGGATCCGTTCCTTTTTCTTGGAACAAAAAACGGGAACGGATCCCGAAGAGGAATGTTGACTAGATGCTCCCATTGATAATTTCGAAGAAAAAGCCTTCGGGAGGCTTTTATGGCTAAGAAGCGGGTGCATGTTTATATATCTGGGCGTGTTCAAGGGGTGTGGTTTAGAGCCTATACCAAAGAAGAAGCTGATAAGCTCGGGGTGAAAGGCTGGGTGCGAAATTTGCCTGATGGAAGGGTAGAGGCTGTTTTCGAAGGAGATGAAGAAGCGGTTGATGCCATGGTAAGGTGGTGCCACAAAGGTTCTCCTCATGCCAGGGTTGAGAAAGTAGAAGTAATCGAAGAGCCTTATACCGGTGAGTTTACTGATTTCGAGATTCGTTATTAAAGATGATTAATACCGAGAGATTAAAGACTTTTTTTCTTGAATTAGCCAGCATTGAAAGCCCTTCTCGTAAGGAAGGCCGGCTTGCACGCTATCTCAAGGAAAAATTCGAAAGCCTAGGTGCTAAGTGTCTTTTTGACAATTCTTCAACAAAAACCGGCTCTGAAGTAGATAATCTTTTTGTGAAAATCAATCCTTCTAGGCGGCCTTTGCTTTTTTTTGCTGCTCATATGGACACAGTTGAGCCATGCTCTTCGCCAAAGATCATTTTCGAGAATAACGTTTTTAGAACTGACGGTAGAACTATTCTTGGTGCTGACGATAAGAGTGCCATAGCCATTTTGCTTGAGATCGCCCATATTTTGAAAGAAAAGGGCCTTGATATTCCTGTGGAGTTTGTTTTCACCACTTGCGAAGAAATAGGTTTGCTTGGAGCAAAGTATCTTGATTACTCTTTGCTTAACGCACCTTTTGGCTATGCCCTTGATAGCGAAGATCCTGAAGACTTGATTAACAAGGCTCCAGAAGCAATTCGCTTCAAGATAAAAGTGCTTGGCAAGGCAGCACATGCCGGGATTAATCCTGAGGCTGGGATAAATGCTATTAAACTCGCAGCACAAGCCCTTGTAGGCATAAATCTGGGAAGGATTGATCCAGAGACTACAGCAAACATAGGTCTTATTAAAGGTGGTCAAGCCACCAATATCGTCCCTGAAGAAGTTGTTTTGGAAGGCGAAGTAAGAAGCCATAGCCATGAAAAGCTTGAAAAGCAATGGAAGCATATACTTAGCAATTTTCAACAAGTAGAAGAAAATTACCCTAAAATGGAACAAGATAGGCCGCGTATCCAATATGAAAAAAGGCAAGATTATCCATTAATGTCAGTGCCTAAAGAGCATCAAGCGATTAAGCTTGCAATGGAAGCAGCTCAAAAAATATCGCACCATTTGCGTCTTACTATTACTGGTGGTGGTTCAGACGCAAATATTTTTAACGCTCAAGGCTTTCCATGTGTTATCCTGGGTACAGGAATGAGAAAAGTCCATTCTACTGAAGAATATCTGCCTTTTGATGATTTTATGAAGGCTTGTCGTTTGAGTCTTGAGATTCTTTTAACCGCGGCAAGACAATCCTAGCCCTTGCTCCCCCTCCTTCTTTATTTTCAAGTAACAGTTCTCCTCCGTGAAATAGTACTATTTGTTTGCTTACCGCAAGACCCAGTCCTGTACCATTTGGTTTAGTAGAATAAAAGGGTCGAAAAAGATCTTTGATTTTTTCTTCAGGGATACCAGGCCCTGAGTCTTCGATCCATATTTCAACATTACCGTTTTGAGATAAAGTTTTTATGGTAATTTTTCCTTTTTCAGGAGTGGCTTCGCAGGCATTATTCAACAGATTCCACAGGACTTGTTTTATCTTTTCTGGGTCTGCAGCAATCTTTAAGGGTTCATTAGATAGTTTTAATTCTAATTTTTGTTTTTTAGCTTGGAATTGAGTTTTAGCAACTTCAACGACTTCTGTTATTATTTGGTTTACATCTATTATTTTTCGGACGATTTCTATCTTTTTAGTTCTAGAAAGCATGTTTTGTAAAATTTTTTCGAGCCGTATAGTTTCTTTCAATACGAGCTCTGCTCGTTTTTCTAGTATTTGATTGTCTTTGGTCAGCTCTGTTAATATTTCAGCTGCCAGTTTTAAGCTAGTGAGTGGATTTTTTATTTCGTGTGCAATGCTTGCTACTAGTTGTGCTGCTGTTGATAGCCTTTCCGCTTCAATTAGTCGTTGCTGGTAGTCTCTTACTTCTTTTGACATTTCATTAAGAGCTCTTGCTAGTGTTTTTACTTCTGGTGGTCCTTTTTCTTTAATTTTGATAGACCAATTTCCTTTTCCTATTTGTTTTGTATTTTCGACTAAATCTTCTAGAGGCTGTGTTATGGATCTGCTGAGGAGCCAACTAACTACGAGCATAAACATAAGGCCAGCAAAGGAAGTATAAATAAGACCTGTAATTAAGCTGCGTTGGATTTTTTCTTCAGTAATAGCAGGCAGTAGTAAGCCAAAATATGTTGAAATTTCAGGAGAGAGGTTGGCTTTGAAAATAATAAATCTATATTTCATGCCATGGAGTTGAAGTTTTTTTATTATAGGGCCCGTGGAAAGCTGCTTTATTTCTTCATGTGTGAGTTTTTTAAGTTCTTCAGGGATTCCTTTTTTAAGGGTTGAAATTAGAATTTCACCTTCTTTGTTATATAAAAAAACTTCTCCTCCAAGGATGCTTTTGAGTTTAATAAGTGCTTTATCATCTAATAAGCTGTTTTTGTCTAAAACAATATACACAAGTCGTTTAGCATTTTTAGTTTCCAGGTCATCTAAGATTTCTGAGGTGAATGTTATGGACGTATAGGCGAAATAGATGGAGATGAAAATGAATAAAATAGTAAAAGAGATTATAAGTCTCTTAAACATGAAAGTGCTCTTTTAATAATTTATGTAACTCCTGAAAGCTTTTTACATGATATTGAGCATTAAGATCAGGGTTTTTAAAGGCTACCAAAGGGACCCCTAAAGACTTCGTAAGCTCATAATCGATTGCTGTATCTCCCACGTAAAGCGTCTCTTCAGGCTTAACCTGGAAGTGATCAAGTATCATTTTGAGAGCTTCGGGATGTGGTTTGGGTTTTGGGGAAACTAGTGCTGTAACTACTAGGTCAAATAGTTTTTCATAGTCAAAGATTTCCAGGAGCCTTCCCATAGTGGTTGTTCGGTTGGTAGAAATAGCAGTTTTTACTGGAGGACGAATATCAGCTATTAGTTCCCTAATCCCTGGCTCAGGTTTCATTAAATGAATGAAATTTTCATAATTCAAAGTTTTTTGATATGCTAAAGCTTTGTCTATGAGTTCAGGGTGATGTCTAAAAAGATAGCGGACAGAGTTTTCCGCTGTTTGCATATGAACTACACGAAATTCTTCTTCAGTAAGGGGCGCTCTCCCCAAAGCTTGGCAAATAGCATTGTAATAAGCACGGTTTGCTTCTCGAGAGTCAAAGAGCACCCCGTCACAATCAAAAACTAATAATTTTAATACGCTTCCAGTTTCCATTGTCTATTTACGATTTTCACAATGATCATGGAATCTACATCAAGGCCGCAATGATCCTTGGGACTCATGCGATAAATGCCAGACACCCCTACGTAACCGTTAATTTTTTCAAGTTCGTCTCTTATGCCTTCGCGGTTGGTGCCAGCTTTTTTGATAGCCCTTACTAAAAGGTTTATAGCATCCCAGGCGTAACCTGAGTGAGTGTTTATAGGAAACTTACGGTCAAGGTCATAGACTTCTTCATAAAGTTTGACGAAGTGAGCGATAACAGGTTTTTGGGGATCCGAGTCGGGGAGTTCTTTCCAGGCCATAAGTTTGGTGGAGGGCATGAGGTTGCCTTCTGCCGCGGGGCCTGCAAGTTCGATGTATTTGGGGTCAGGGAGTCCATGGCACTGAAAAAGTGGGACTTTAATTCCCAGCCGTTTTACGTCTTTAGCAACAGTAGCTCCTGCAGGGCCAATGGTCCAACATATTATGACGTCAGGTTTTTTAGTCATCAGGCGACGAAGCTGCCCACTCATATCATTATCAGTAGGGTTAAAGCTTTCTTCTGCGACGATCTTTAACCCATATGACGGCGCAAGTTTTTTTAGCCAGCGTTTGCCATCCTGGCCAAAACCGTCAGAGGCCGTGAGAATGGCGATTCGTTTGAGTCCCTTTTGTTGAAGGTAAATATAGATTTTTTTCACCGCGGTGGAGGAGCGCTGAGGGGCCTTAAAAATAAATCTTGCCGTGCCAAATCTTCCACCTTCCATGATTACCGGGTCCCCTCCCACGGTCATGACGATGGGAACACGAGCTCTTTCAACAATCGGCTTAATGGCCATGCCTGTTCCCGTGCGTGTAGGACCAATAAGGGCAACTACTTTGTCAACTTCGATAAGTTTTTTAACGGCCATAACAGCTTTGGTGGGGTCGCCCTCTGTATCTGCCATAATCAACTTGATAGGGCGGCCATTTATGCCGCCGTTTTTGTTTATTTCTGAAACG encodes:
- a CDS encoding sensor histidine kinase is translated as MFKRLIISFTILFIFISIYFAYTSITFTSEILDDLETKNAKRLVYIVLDKNSLLDDKALIKLKSILGGEVFLYNKEGEILISTLKKGIPEELKKLTHEEIKQLSTGPIIKKLQLHGMKYRFIIFKANLSPEISTYFGLLLPAITEEKIQRSLITGLIYTSFAGLMFMLVVSWLLSRSITQPLEDLVENTKQIGKGNWSIKIKEKGPPEVKTLARALNEMSKEVRDYQQRLIEAERLSTAAQLVASIAHEIKNPLTSLKLAAEILTELTKDNQILEKRAELVLKETIRLEKILQNMLSRTKKIEIVRKIIDVNQIITEVVEVAKTQFQAKKQKLELKLSNEPLKIAADPEKIKQVLWNLLNNACEATPEKGKITIKTLSQNGNVEIWIEDSGPGIPEEKIKDLFRPFYSTKPNGTGLGLAVSKQIVLFHGGELLLENKEGGGARARIVLPRLKESQDSNDKPS
- a CDS encoding HAD family hydrolase; amino-acid sequence: METGSVLKLLVFDCDGVLFDSREANRAYYNAICQALGRAPLTEEEFRVVHMQTAENSVRYLFRHHPELIDKALAYQKTLNYENFIHLMKPEPGIRELIADIRPPVKTAISTNRTTTMGRLLEIFDYEKLFDLVVTALVSPKPKPHPEALKMILDHFQVKPEETLYVGDTAIDYELTKSLGVPLVAFKNPDLNAQYHVKSFQELHKLLKEHFHV
- a CDS encoding ABC transporter substrate-binding protein; its protein translation is MKKLLSFLVAFFLFVSFAKASEKEPIKIGALFALSGPAAFIGTPTKLVAEMAVSEINKNGGINGRPIKLIMADTEGDPTKAVMAVKKLIEVDKVVALIGPTRTGTGMAIKPIVERARVPIVMTVGGDPVIMEGGRFGTARFIFKAPQRSSTAVKKIYIYLQQKGLKRIAILTASDGFGQDGKRWLKKLAPSYGLKIVAEESFNPTDNDMSGQLRRLMTKKPDVIICWTIGPAGATVAKDVKRLGIKVPLFQCHGLPDPKYIELAGPAAEGNLMPSTKLMAWKELPDSDPQKPVIAHFVKLYEEVYDLDRKFPINTHSGYAWDAINLLVRAIKKAGTNREGIRDELEKINGYVGVSGIYRMSPKDHCGLDVDSMIIVKIVNRQWKLEAY